A genomic region of Drosophila kikkawai strain 14028-0561.14 chromosome X, DkikHiC1v2, whole genome shotgun sequence contains the following coding sequences:
- the LOC108083375 gene encoding uncharacterized protein — translation MSPAEQLPLVGGGVTAGGVPVAYQLAASTSGGASVAVGGSVADGGGVTGSGGDKLKEMPDKYVVAISQFLDWHVNETSDMERLSGPILKSSIKSVYWLFLIQYAALALLGVVLNVAIVVYIMYHRLYKDVTHAFIINLALCHFVQCALVLPVSLMVMLIQNWIFGQFLCFFLPMLQDIPLHVAMISHILIAWDRMRWLNDPLKGRLPGFVCCCATWLTGMVIALPYPIYTIYVELGEYMPQLAGIGLCVVNLMDDMQEYTRGLFLLMYCGPAILLSYLYIRTSQELRPPEGPFAVMMYEHRADLRMRQRNSSTSSVEPRQLSGGGVAGLSNGGGSSARSYDLYSAELDVHREKRKQRNFGSMAATQVVCMCPLMILRFARLSLEETYENMKHFDFTYLMFVWVAFLPTVIFPCIYASQILPRDEQERLRGYFRLSSKRKQKTQRRSDAGGSCEDSIEKDEASNTTSVHHAATTGAGSEPGQKHAPKVRYERERQQGHGDRYSGAPHRQGKDRDRDRDRDRDRDRDRERDRERQRAGGRGAGDAGVVNNLGKDVRGKKHDVKINIISDGGHGSTTTTSTNPHGHGHRKQALSSSSSSNNHRSRNNPGQRSSKLTAATAADGLSNVTASTYCNGNGSATGNVLIPDDSSTSNYGDGEESSVVSSMMVPPQRWPRSGSGSGPGQLMRHKDVSFSECSSTFSSSTLDRDLEIMDQLERERSMDIQEMLQREREREKLRGGVGRQLPDIEKLYAQRSPKGKRGEAAGAGTVTGTAGLALVMPGSDPLSSLSQSQSLSTEYSLCSTLEPPGSSVLPEEEVLRKHLEELEEEEVVPPDFYDSYTPGGAQNLPPGSAAAAAAAAAAVAPPAYQYQYSRSRLSRKSSGSGSGHHSHGRVGAGHHHGQHGGLGGGIGRGSKRDSFNSLNGTDLIAGAFCELDPTQPLNKMAVIEGRMRRSSPRNASFSSGSGVSGRSSMKSSSRDYDYGHGSSSHSAHPELDFRENIFAEL, via the exons ATGTCCCCCGCTGAGCAGCTTCCCCTGGTCGGAGGTGGAGTGACAGCTGGTGGAGTACCAGTGGCCTACCAACTGGCGGCCAGCACAAGTGGTGGTGCTAGCGTAGCCGTCGGTGGCTCTGTGGCCGATGGTGGCGGCGTGACGGGCTCTGGTGGCGATAAACTGAAAGAGATGCCCGACAAATATGTGGTGGCCATTTCCCAGTTCCTCGACTGGCATGTCAACGAGACCTCGGATATGGAGCGTCTCAGTGGGCCGATCCTCAAGTCCAGCATCAAGTCGGTCTACTGGCTATTTCTCATCCAATATGCGGCCTTGGCTCTGCTGGGTGTGGTCCTCAACGTGGCCATTGTGGTGTACATTATGTACCATCGCCTGTACAAGGATGTGACCCATGCGTTCATCATCAATCTGGCGTTATGCCACTTTGTACAGTGTGCCCTCGTCCTGCCCGTCTCCCTGATGGTGATGCTCATCCAGAACTGGATCTTTGGCCAGTTTTTGTGCTTCTTTCTGCCCATGTTGCAG GACATTCCCCTCCACGTGGCCATGATCTCACACATCCTGATCGCCTGGGACCGTATGCGCTGGCTCAACGATCCTTTGAAGGGACGCCTGCCTGGCTTTGTGTGCTGCTGTGCCACCTGGCTCACCGGCATGGTGATTGCCCTGCCCTATCCCATCTACACCATTTACGTGGAGCTGGGG GAGTACATGCCCCAGCTGGCGGGCATCGGGCTGTGCGTTGTCAACCTCATGGACGACATGCAGGAGTACACGCGAGGACTCTTCCTCCTAAT GTACTGCGGCCCGGCCATTTTGCTGTCCTACCTGTACATACGCACCTCGCAGGAGCTGCGTCCGCCCGAAGGACCCTTTGCCGTGATGATGTACGAGCACCGTGCGGACCTGCGGATGCGTCAGAG AAACTCCTCTACATCCTCGGTGGAGCCACGCCAGCTAAGTGGCGGCGGTGTGGCCGGTCTGAGCAATGGCGGCGGTAGCTCGGCCCGATCCTATGACCTGTACAGCGCCGAACTGGATGTGCATCGGGAGAAGCGGAAGCAGCGCAATTTTGGCAGCATGGCCGCCACCCAGGTGGTGTGCATGTGCCCCCTAATGATCCTCCGCTTTGCCCGGCTCTCCCTGGAGGAGACCTACGAGAATATGAAGCACTTTGACTTCACCTACCTGATGTTTGTGTGGGTGGCCTTCCTGCCCACGGTCATCTTTCCCTGCATCTACGCCTCCCAGATATTGCCCAG AGACGAGCAGGAGCGTCTGAGGGGCTACTTTCGGCTCTCTTCGAAGAGGAAACAAAAGACTCAGCGTCGCAGCGATGCCGGCGGTTCTTGCGAGGATTCCATAGAGAAGGATGAGGCCTCCAACACCACCAGTGTCCATCATGCAGCCACCACTGGTGCCGGCAGCGAGCCTGGCCAGAAGCATGCTCCCAAGGTGCGTTACGAGCGAGAGCGTCAGCAGGGACATGGCGATCGCTACAGCGGAGCACCCCATAGACAGGGCAAGGATCGGGACAGGGATAGGGATAGGGATAGGGATAGGGATAGGGATAGAGAGAGGGATAGAGAGCGCCAGCGGGCTGGAGGACGCGGAGCAGGCGATGCCGGGGTGGTCAACAATCTGGGCAAGGATGTGCGCGGCAAAAAACACGATGTCAAGATCAACATCATCTCGGATGGTGGCCATGgtagcaccaccaccacctccaccAACCCACACGGCCATGGACACCGCAAGCAGGCactgagcagcagcagcagcagcaacaaccacCGGAGTCGGAATAATCCTGGACAGCGGAGCAGCAAGCTaaccgccgccaccgccgccgatGGCCTGTCCAATGTCACCGCCTCCACATAttgcaatggcaatggcagcgCCACTGGCAACGTCCTCATCCCGGAcgacagcagcaccagcaactATGGCGACGGCGAGGAGAGCTCCGTGGTGAGCAGCATGATGGTGCCGCCGCAACGCTGGCCGAGAtcgggttcgggttcgggACCTGGTCAACTGATGCGCCACAAGGATGTCTCCTTTAGCGAGTGCAGCAGCACCTTCTCGTCAAGCACCCTGGACCGGGATCTGGAGATCATGGACCAGCTGGAGCGGGAGCGCAGTATGGATATTCAGGAGATGCTGCAACGGGAACGGGAGCGGGAAAAGCTACGCGGTGGCGTTGGTCGCCAATTACCGGACATCGAGAAGCTCTACGCCCAGCGTTCACCTAAGGGTAAGCGGGGCGAGGCCGCCGGTGCCGGAACGGTAACGGGAACTGCTGGCCTGGCCCTGGTCATGCCCGGCAGCGATCCCCTGAGCAGCCTCTCCCAGTCACAGTCCCTGTCCACGGAGTACAGCCTGTGCTCGACGCTGGAGCCACCTGGCTCCTCCGTTCTACCCGAGGAAGAGGTGTTGCGCAAGCATCTGGAGGAACTGGAGGAAGAGGAGGTGGTGCCGCCGGACTTCTACGACAGCTATACACCTGGCGGTGCCCAGAATCTGCCGCCTGgctctgctgccgctgctgccgccgccgcggCTGCTGTTGCCCCGCCCGCCTATCAGTATCAATACAGTCGCAGTCGGCTGAGCCGCAAGAGCTCCGGCTCCGGTTCGGGCCATCATAGTCACGGCCGGGTGGGCGCCGGCCACCATCATGGCCAGCATGGGGGCCTTGGTGGGGGGATTGGACGCGGCTCCAAGCGGGACAGCTTCAATTCGCTGAATGGCACCGATCTTATTGCTGGCGCTTTTTGCGAATTGGATCCGACGCAGCCGCTGAACAAGATGGCCGTAATCGAAGGCAGGATGCGGCGAAGCAGTCCGCGCAATGCCAGCTTCAGTTCCGGCTCGGGCGTGTCCGGACGGAGTTCGATGAAGTCGTCGTCGCGGGACTATGACTACGGTCACGGCTCCTCCTCGCACTCGGCGCATCCGGAGCTGGACTTCAGGGAGAACATATTTGCGGAGCTGTAA